Sequence from the Gemmatimonadota bacterium genome:
GAGCTGGGGACTCGCGCACAACCTGGGCGCCGTCCGGCGGACGTTCCGCCTCGATCCCGACCGCAACTGGGCGCTCGATACGGACAGTCTCGAAGACGCCATCTCGGACGAAACGAAGCTGATCTCCATCTGCAATCCGAACAATCCGTCCGGACAGATCCTGACGGAAGCCGAAATGGACGCCGTCGTCCGTGTGGCCGAAGGCAGCGGCGCCTACCTGCTCGCGGACGAGATCTACGCTGGGTCCGAACGGGAACGCGAGGAAGTATCGCCCACCTTCTACGGCCGGTACGACCGGGTCATCTCTGCAGGCAGCATGTCCAAGTCCTTCGCCATGCCCGGCCTGCGGATCGGCTGGCTCGTCGGTCCCCAAGACCTGATGAAGCAGCTCTGGATGCGCCACGAGTACCTGACGCTGAGCACGGCCAAGCTGTCCAACCACTTCCTCGCGCCGCTGGCGCTGCGCCCCGACGTGCGGAAGGCCATCTTCGAGCGGACGCGGGGCTATATAAGGCGCGGATGGGACAACTACCAGACCTGGATCGACGAAAACGCGGACATCCTGAGTCTCGTGCCGCCCCAGGCGACGGCCATTTCCTTTGTCCGGTACAACCTGAAGACCGATTCCGCGACGCTCGCGAACCGGCTTATCCAGGAGAAATCGGTGCTCATCGGGCCCGGCGACTACTTCG
This genomic interval carries:
- a CDS encoding aminotransferase class I/II-fold pyridoxal phosphate-dependent enzyme, with protein sequence MAAAFQPFELERIMSDWEQVVEYNLSESGAHPVKVRELIEHDPDILDRMLDTELGYGYANGSPELREAIAQYYPGATAENVLVTIGCIEANFITFQTLLEGGGEVAVQVPCYLQSWGLAHNLGAVRRTFRLDPDRNWALDTDSLEDAISDETKLISICNPNNPSGQILTEAEMDAVVRVAEGSGAYLLADEIYAGSEREREEVSPTFYGRYDRVISAGSMSKSFAMPGLRIGWLVGPQDLMKQLWMRHEYLTLSTAKLSNHFLAPLALRPDVRKAIFERTRGYIRRGWDNYQTWIDENADILSLVPPQATAISFVRYNLKTDSATLANRLIQEKSVLIGPGDYFGVPNHLRISYGLPPDYLNEGLRRISSLLRQVAEEEAAGSENERGAAAG